Genomic DNA from Comamonas antarctica:
CGCCCCATCTGCGCAGCGGGCCGGCCCAGCACTTCGACCGTGCCCTTGGTCGGCTTGAGCAGCCCGAGCATCTGGCGCAGCAGCACCGTCTTGCCCGTGCCCGAGCCGCCGACGATGGACAGCATCTCGCCGCGTTCGACCGTCAGGTCCAGGTCCTGGTGCACGGCAAAGGCCTTAGCGCCTTCGCCAAATACGCTCCACAGGCCTTCGATGCGCACCACGGGCGCTTCCTGCGGCGCGGGCGCGGGCGCCTTGGGGGGAGTCGAGAGATCAACCGCTGTCATCGTGTCAGATCCCTACGTCCTTGAAAACAATGGCGAATATCGCATCCACGATGATCACCATGGTGATGGCCGACACCACCGAGGCCGTGGTGCCCTGCCCCAGGCTCTGGGTATTGGGTTCGACGCGCAGCCCCCAGTGGCAGCCGATCAGCGCGATCAGCACGCCGAACACCATGGACTTGCCCATCGCCATCCAGAGGTTGGCCGCTTCGACCGCCGAAGGCAGCGCCTGGGCGAAATAGGCGGGCGTGACGCCCATCGTCAGGTCGGCCGCCAGCATGCCGCCGGCCAGCGCGGCCAGCGTGGTCCAGAGCGCGACCAGCGGCATGGCCACCGCCAGCGCCAGCGCGCGCGGCAGCACCAGCCGGAAGCCATGGGCGATGCCCATGACCTGCATGGCATCGAGTTCCTCGTTGACGCGCATCACGCCGATCTGCGCCGTGATGGCCGAGCCCGTGCGGCCTGCCACCAGGATCGCGGCGAGCAACGGCCCGAGTTCGCGGATCAGCGAAATGCCCAGGATGTTGACGATGAACGACTCGGCGCCGAACTGGCGCAGCTGCAGTGCCATCAGGAAGGCCAGCACCACGCCGATCAGGAATCCAACCAGTGCCGTGATCGGCAGCGCCGTCGCGCCCATGCTGTAGAGATGGCCCGAGATATCGCGCCAGGGCCCGCGCTGCGGCTTGCGCAGCAGGCGCCCGAAATCCAGCAGCAGCTGGCCGATCAGCTCGACCAGTTCCTTGAGATGGCTGCAGCCGGCCAGCACCAGCACGCCGAACCTGTCGATCTGGTCGAACGGGTGCCAGCGCGTGGGCTGCGGCTTTTCCACCTGGCTCAGCTCGGCGACGCGATCGAGGATTTCGCGCTGCGCCGCGCCCACCTCGCAGCGCTGCGGCCACTGGCCGCCCCAGTGGTTCCAGAGCACCTGCGCACCGACGTAGTCGAGGCGGCCGATACCGGTGAGGTCCCAGGCGGCGCCGCTGCCGACCGCGTTCAGCTCGCGCTGCAGGCGGCGCCACTGCGCGCGTTCGCCAAAGCCCGCAGCCGTCCAGTCGCCCTGGGCGAGGGCGCGTCCGGCCGAGGCGTGGCCGACTGAGGCGCCCCCGGCCGAGGCATCGGAATCCAGCACGACAGAAGGGTTTGAGGAAGGCGGCATGAAGGCAGTGGCGGCGTGAAACGACCCGGTCCCGAAGCTCGGGCCGGCATCCAGTTTTGCATAGTTGACCGGCCGCTGCGCGCAGGACGCGACCTCGTCCTGCACTCTAGCGCAAGCGACCGCGATGCCACGCAAAAAATGCCAACCCGCAGGCGCACGCCCGCGCGCTTTCCCTATCGACCGCCGAGCGAGCGGTCCGCACAATGGGTCCAGACCCATCACCCCGCGCGCCGCCGCGCAGCGATCCGCACCATGAGCGACACCACTTTCGACTACATCATCATTGGCGGCGGCACGGCCGGAGCGCTGCTGTGCAACCGGCTGAGCGCCGACCGCAGCAAGCGCGTGCTGCTGATCGAGGCCGGGCGCAAGGACGACTACCACTGGATCCACATCCCTGTCGGCTATCTCTACTGCATTGGCAATCCGCGCACCGACTGGCTCTACCAGACCGAAGCCGAAGCCGGCCTCAACGGCCGCAGCCTGCGCTATCCGCGCGGCAAGACGCTGGGCGGGTGCAGCAGCATCAACGGCATGATCTACATGCGCGGCCAGGCGCGCGACTACGACCAGTGGGCCGACATCACCGGCGACACGGCCTGGCGCTGGGACAACTGCCTGCCGAACTTCATGCGCCACGAGGACCACTGGCGGCTCGACGCGGGCGGCAATGCCGACGCGCGCTTCAAGGGCCTGCATGGCAACAAGGCCACGGGCAGCACCGGCGAATGGCGCGTCGAGAAGCAGCGCCTGCGCTGGGACATCCTCGATGCGTTTTCCCAGGCCGCGCAGCAAGCCGGCATTCCCGCCAGCGACGACTTCAACGGCGGCGACAACGAGGGCGTGGGCTACTTCGAAGTCAACCAGAAGGCCGGCTGGCGCTGGAACACGGCCAAGGCCTTTCTGCGCCCGGCCTGCTACGGCCGTGCCAACTTCGAGATGTGGACCATGGCCCAGGCCACGAAACTGATCGTGGAGACCCAGCCCGACGGCCGCCGGCGCTGCACCGGCGTCGAGGTGGCGACCGGCGACGGCATCGAGACCGTGCATGCCACGGCCGAAGTGCTGGTCTGCGCGGGCGCGATCAACTCGCCGCAGCTGCTGCAGCTGTCGGGCATCGGCCCGGCGGCGCTGCTGCAAAGGCATGGCATCCCGGTGGTGCAGGACCTGCCCGGCGTGGGCGCCAACCTGCAGGACCACCTGCAGATCCGCACGGTGTTCAAGGTGCAGGGTGCGCCCACGCTCAACGTGCTGGCCTCCAGCCTGCTGGGCAAGGCGCGCATCGGCATGGAATATGCGCTCAAGCGCACGGGCCCGATGAGCATGGCGCCCTCGCAGCTCGGCGCCTTCACGCGCAGCCGCCCCGACCTGCCCCACCCCAACCTCGAATACCACGTGCAGCCGCTGTCGCTCGATGCGTTCGGCGAGCCGCTGCATGCGTTCCCGGCATTCACCGCCAGCGTCTGCAACCTCAACCCGACAAGCCGCGGCACGGTGCAGATCCGCAGCGCGGATTTCCGCCAGGCCCCGGCCATCGCGCCCAACTATCTCAGCACCGAGGAGGACCGCCAGGTCGCCGCCGACAGCCTGCGCCTCACGCGGCGCATCGTGGCCCAGCCGGCGCTGGCGCGCTACGCGCCCGAGGAGTTCAAGCCCGGCGTGCAGTTCCAGACCGACGAGGAGCTCGCGCGCCTGGCGGGCGACATCGCCACCACCATCTTCCATCCCGTGGGCACGACCCGAATGGGGCGCGCCGACGACCCGCTGGCAGTGCTGGACAGCCAGTTGCGCGTGCGCGGCATCGACGGCCTGCGCGTGGTCGATGCGGGCGCGATGCCGACCATCACCAGCGGCAACACCAACTCGCCGACGCTGATGATGGCCGAGAAGGTCGCCGAATGGATACGCAAGGGCCAGGGCCCGGTCGCGACCTCGGGGGCGCGCCAGGCCAGCGCCGAATTGCCGCGTGTCCCTGCCGAGGCCTGAACGCTGGACGGCAGCCGGTCACACGCCTGACACAAAGAAACCCTGCCGAATTTCTACGTACTTCGGGAAACCCCCAATGCACCATGGGGGTGCAAGCGTTAAAGTCGCTCCACTCAAGTGCACCTCGGTGCGACGAAGAGGGGCCGAGGAGACGACTCGACACACAAATAGACCAATTTCAAAAAGCATACAGTGAGATGCCTTCTAAAGCGCCGGCCAGTCCGGCGCTTTTTTATTGGCCGTCCCCCGCCGCCCGGCACCGCGGCGGTGCGACAATCCCGGTCCATATGGAATGGCTCTTTGTTTCGCTGGCGTCACTGCTGGCCGGGTTTATCGATGCAATCGTGGGCGGTGGCGGGCTGATCCTGGTGCCGGCGATCTTCGCGGCGTTTCCGCATGCACCGCCAGCCACGCTGCTGGGCACCAACAAGAGCGCATCCGTCTGGGGCACGGCCATCTCGGCCTGGAAGTACAGCCGCCGCGTCGACATTCCCTGGGCCGCACTGACCCCGGCCATCGCCATCAGCTTTGCCGGCTCGTTTGCGGGCGCCTGGGCGGTCACGGTCATTTCCTCGGATTTCCTGCGCAAGCTGCTGCCGGTGATCCTGGTGCTGGTGCTGATCTACACGCTGCTCAAGAAGGACATGGGCCGCCACCATGCGCCGCGCTATGCGGGCCGCGCGCAGACGCTGATGGCCTGCGCCATCGGCCTGGTGATCGGTTTCTACGACGGCTTCTTCGGCCCGGGCACGGGCAGCTTCTTCGTGTTCCTGTTCGTGCGCCTGCTGGGCTATGACTTCCTCAACGCCTCGGTGTCGGCCAAGCTGCTGAACATTGCCACCAACCTCGCGGCCATCATGCTGTTTGCGATGAAGGGCCATGTCTGGTGGCACTTCGCGCTGCCGCTGGCCGCAGCCAACGTGATCGGCAGCCTGCTGGGCACGCACATGGCCCTGCGCCACGGCACGGGCTTCGTGCGCGGCATCTTCATCCTGGTGGTCAGCGCGCTGATCCTCAAGACCGGCTACGACGCCTTCCTGCGCTGACGCCGCGACACCCTGCAAGCAAGTAAGCGCCTGCATACCTGGCGGATCCTGTCTGGCAAGGCAACTGGGGGTTGGTCTGGTGCGCCGCATGCTGCACGCGTCCCATGATGGCCGCAGGGCCTGTGCCCTGCCCTCAGGAGATGCGCATGAACATTCTGCAGACCTTTCTTCTTGCGGTGGCGCTGTGCCTGCCCGCAGCCGCACTGCAGGCGCGGACGCTGGAGGCGGTGCGCAAGGACGGCACGCTGCTGATCGCCACCGAGGGCCAGTATGCGCCGTTCAACTATTTCCAGGGCCAGCAACTCACGGGCTTCGAAGTCGAAGTGGCCGA
This window encodes:
- a CDS encoding MlaE family ABC transporter permease, which codes for MPPSSNPSVVLDSDASAGGASVGHASAGRALAQGDWTAAGFGERAQWRRLQRELNAVGSGAAWDLTGIGRLDYVGAQVLWNHWGGQWPQRCEVGAAQREILDRVAELSQVEKPQPTRWHPFDQIDRFGVLVLAGCSHLKELVELIGQLLLDFGRLLRKPQRGPWRDISGHLYSMGATALPITALVGFLIGVVLAFLMALQLRQFGAESFIVNILGISLIRELGPLLAAILVAGRTGSAITAQIGVMRVNEELDAMQVMGIAHGFRLVLPRALALAVAMPLVALWTTLAALAGGMLAADLTMGVTPAYFAQALPSAVEAANLWMAMGKSMVFGVLIALIGCHWGLRVEPNTQSLGQGTTASVVSAITMVIIVDAIFAIVFKDVGI
- a CDS encoding GMC family oxidoreductase; amino-acid sequence: MSDTTFDYIIIGGGTAGALLCNRLSADRSKRVLLIEAGRKDDYHWIHIPVGYLYCIGNPRTDWLYQTEAEAGLNGRSLRYPRGKTLGGCSSINGMIYMRGQARDYDQWADITGDTAWRWDNCLPNFMRHEDHWRLDAGGNADARFKGLHGNKATGSTGEWRVEKQRLRWDILDAFSQAAQQAGIPASDDFNGGDNEGVGYFEVNQKAGWRWNTAKAFLRPACYGRANFEMWTMAQATKLIVETQPDGRRRCTGVEVATGDGIETVHATAEVLVCAGAINSPQLLQLSGIGPAALLQRHGIPVVQDLPGVGANLQDHLQIRTVFKVQGAPTLNVLASSLLGKARIGMEYALKRTGPMSMAPSQLGAFTRSRPDLPHPNLEYHVQPLSLDAFGEPLHAFPAFTASVCNLNPTSRGTVQIRSADFRQAPAIAPNYLSTEEDRQVAADSLRLTRRIVAQPALARYAPEEFKPGVQFQTDEELARLAGDIATTIFHPVGTTRMGRADDPLAVLDSQLRVRGIDGLRVVDAGAMPTITSGNTNSPTLMMAEKVAEWIRKGQGPVATSGARQASAELPRVPAEA
- a CDS encoding TSUP family transporter, translated to MEWLFVSLASLLAGFIDAIVGGGGLILVPAIFAAFPHAPPATLLGTNKSASVWGTAISAWKYSRRVDIPWAALTPAIAISFAGSFAGAWAVTVISSDFLRKLLPVILVLVLIYTLLKKDMGRHHAPRYAGRAQTLMACAIGLVIGFYDGFFGPGTGSFFVFLFVRLLGYDFLNASVSAKLLNIATNLAAIMLFAMKGHVWWHFALPLAAANVIGSLLGTHMALRHGTGFVRGIFILVVSALILKTGYDAFLR